CAAGAATGTATCGGAAACTTACATAAGAATGTATCATTATTACTGCATCGATGCTAACTTAACACTGCGTACATGCAAGCTCTGAGGTATTGCTCAAACCCTCTAATTAATTGCACACAATAAGCTAGAATCAATTCTCGAATTGGAACCGACAAAGTTTTAATACATGGTGTTTAAGAGAGCTTAACGCTTTCTGTGTCGTTTTTTGAAGGACCAGGAAACGCCATTTCTTCGCTTAATTCACTTTCCCTATCGTTTTCTGTATCAGAACTAGATGAATCGACAATTCCATCTTtggaaatttcttttaaatttaaagactcGGGTTGGTATGAAATTGTGGCTTTAGACTGAATAACGCCAGGATATAGATTTGGTGATTCCACAGAGGGTTTTAAATTGTCTATGTTATTAACACTCTCAATAAATTCTTTAGATATAGGTCGCCTTTCTATGACATAGTCATTTAACTGAGTGTGGCCTTTtctaatatgtattttaatgtgATTACGTAGACGTCCCTTCCTATTAAATCCCTTTTGACAGACTGGACAAACAAATGGCTTCTCAGTGGTATGTATAAAATAATGACGCGATAAACTCGATTTTCGGCTAAAAGATTGCTGGCAAACACTACACTGATGAGGCCGTGCTTCAGAATGGACAATTTCATGACGGCGTAAATGCGTGCGATAAGCAAAACCTTTACCACAAACCAAGCATAAGTAGGGTCTACATTTATTATGAACAGACATGTGTCGAGTAAGATGACTTTTTTTAGAGTATTTCTTGCTGCATTCTTCACACGCGTAGCTTTTTTCGTCAGGATGATAAAGTAAGTGATTAGATAAATTAGCAACATGCGAAAATTGCTTCCcacatataaaacaaatataaggCGTGTCTACCGGCTCTCCATGAGTCTTAACATGATTGAGAAAAGTCACATCATTATCGAAGGTTTGGGagcatattttacatttaaacatatgAACAAGAAGATGGTTTTTATAATCATCTTCATTTTGCAACTCCTTCATACATTCTGAACACGTAAAACTTTCTTGATTTTCGTTTTCAACGATGTTCATTGAGAGGGGAAACGTGCGCTCATTATGCTGTTCCATATGATAATGCAATTGTTGTTCTGAATCTGAATATATGCCACATAtgtaacatttaaaacaatcaggCAACGGTTTAAACGGTAAGTTTGGAGTTTCCTGACTCAGATTTCCACCATATTCAGAGTTAAATGACTTTTGAAGATATGGCTTTTGAGAATGCGCAAAAGTTGATTTGATCCTAGATTCCATTTTAAGCTCATTGGGTTTATGTACTTTGCTAAAATGAATAATCGAAGATCTCGAAGGATCTTTAAAATCACTTGGTGTGGTGGTCCGGTTACATATATGTGATGTATCAACTATAGCATCTTTTAATGATTCCATAAGAAAAACTTGTGATGCAGAAGGTGGTCTAGTCAAAGATCCATCTGAAATAAAAGAACTAATTAGTTGCAtacagtaaaaacaaaaaacattttaaagaaaatttttaaaatgctttaaaaaaaaaaaggtttttaaattgcAAACCTTTTTCTGATAACTGTATCCCACTTTGTGATAAAGTTTGCTCTCTTTCTGATAATTGCATTCCACTTTGTGACGAGGTTCGCTCTCTTTCTTCGTTACATCCCTTACATTCAGCTTTCTAAATATAACATATGTACTCTTGAGTCCTTAATACAAGGAGGATGGGGGGAGGTGAGAgtgtgtttattaatttttgaaaaattttctctCCCACCTTAAGCAATTTAACTCccctgtttattaatttttactagttatcaataaaaaattatcccaaatctaaaaaaaatttagtgaaaatcggccttaaaaattacaaaaaaattatttcagccACCGCACAGTGGGGCAGAACAACTTTAAAActgcacaaaattttttttttatagttttcgatttttaagtttaataatctttttaaggGCACTTGTTAGACTTAAGAAAAATTAgtccataaatttttaaataattatttactaatatcagacgtttttaatgtattttcaaGTAATTTCGAGtgacgttttttaaaaaaccggaaagtaacagtaaaaaattaatcgaaaaaatttttaattatataaataatcgAAAAAATtcgattatttttatattaaaaaaaaacctttttttaaatataaattttcgtaaataaaacaatcaatGATCAAAagttaatagcaaaaaaaaacatcatcatcatcatcatcaccatcatcatcatcatcatcatcattatcatcatcattaataTGTATGTCTGGAGGCTTCAGTAAATTTAGTGCTTCTTTGGAAgcttgtttagtttttttttgcagtacTGGTTTACTGGAGATAACAGGATcagaattcaataaaaaaaagttaaagatatCAGCATTTGTGTCCTTTCGACTACATTTTCTAGAGTAATTCTCTCTATAccttttaaagtctttattgTAAGCCTCCTGTGCTTCCTCAGCCAGTTGTCCTATTGGCAACAATGCAGATGATATAATTGCATAAATACTGTATACAGGACAATGTATAAAGTATTTATGCAATGTAGGGGGCATGCTGTACCATGGATGCTTTTCAACAAAGTATCTTGCTGTGTCAAGAGCaaataatctaaatttatttacatcaatatcATATCCACTCGCCACTGCTATCATAattgtatgcatttttttaatcaaaactatATCTATATTTGTTATAGCTGAATTTTCTGCCTTGGCAAAGAAGCCTCTAGCTGTATTTCCATCATTCGTATTACCAAATCCtggttttgttttatcaataatcaAACCACACTGTTCTCGAAATTCTTTCTGAATTCAAGCTTTATTGcaatataatttgtttagtaTTCTTAACAATTCTTTATATTTGCTTATCTACTCTATACTTCTCAGCAATGGATTCTATCTTAGGcttctttataaaatcaatttataaaaggcctacaatattttgtaaatgtagGGTGTGGATTTGACCAAATAATTTTTCCACCAGAAACAAGACAAAGAGGGACGATGCATGTTAGAAAAACAGCTGAATCACTGGCTTTGGAATCACAAAATGCTTGTTTATAGGAACTATGGCCTGAAGAGCCATCAAACCCCATTTCGAAACTATTTGAAGCTGATTTAATTCTTCACTCTGAAGAGTCCTAATAACAGGCTCCACAGCTAAAAGTAAGCGCTGTATTGTGTGGTTCAATAAAGATTGCAAAGAAACCAAATCATAGGTTTCTGTTACATGAATATCAATAAGATAACATAATTTCTTGGCTGCTTGAACCTTTTTGTATGAGGGAAACCTTTCAGGTACAATTTTCCTTAAAACATCATATTGATATCTAGATTGTTTTGCTTCCACCAAAACACTTAAGGCATCTTCACGtgatatttgtttttgtggTTCAAGTATTTTCTTATATGCTTCTCTATATTTATTTGCACGTTTGGGACTTTCTGTAGCTTCTTTCAATAGCTTTGATGCATGTAACATTCCTTCAGTTCATAAACTTATTTGAGTAGCACAAGTCAAAACAGATAGAGAATGAGTCTCGcttaaaacttttgatttctTTCGGATCGTTCGTTCACAAAAATTTGAAGTATTATACTTCTTTTCGTTGCTGCAAGTTTCGCTCACTGTATGCTGATTTAAACAAACGGAACTGTTTAAgcaaaacttattgtttttttgagaAACTTCATATATCCTGTGTGATTTTATCCAACGAGATTTATACTGTGACATAAATAAAGACAGTGACTGACTTAAcgcatttaaatgtttttcttcgCATTCTGTaagctttttaatttcttcattcAAAAAGTGAAATTGTTCGTTCATTTTAATAAACCCAGAATCTCTTATAATAGCTACAAGTTTacttcttttaaaaagcataatgttattactctaaaccgaaatcatataaaaaacaattagcaAAGCATGCTCAAAAATGCAATGGAAAAAAACGTCATTAATTTGATACGTTAATGACCTGGTTTCGTTACCTGGTTTCTACTGATGTAAATGAAACATTTCCTctattacacaaaaaaacattaaaaatgtgcaacaaaaaaattacataaaaatgaaatatttaaaacgcTATTTTTGTAAAgacataataatatatagtgcaagcaattaaataatattttaatattaccaaAAGATAGCTACAAgcctaaaattaaagaatacctgaaaaaaaattcataacttttaacaaacttcTTTTAAGCACTATATAAACAAAGTGATACTTTTAAATCACGCAAGCGAGtcattttttagacaaaagAATATGGCTAAAATATGGGTTCCACAGGGTTAAAGGTCAGTccaaaccttaaaaaaaaacatggataAGATGAACCAGAGACTCTTTTATGCATTACTACTAAAAAAATCTCATAACGCCTTATTTTATTTTCGTCAATTATCTAATTTTGAAGCAATTCTGCCCCACTGTGCACcgataaaatcaaaaactttcagtgtacATACTTATATTATCCAATCGGAAGTTTTTACAAACTGACCAAGATAAatatagtttagaagaaaaaaaaattcccacATCTCCTTTTATTAACCCCCCTTTATTAGATTTGGACTAATAtttcaccccccccccccttcttGTCTTGAGGACTCATGAGTTAaccatttaaagtatataaaattacattgaTATTAAGTATCAACATCCCAGaatcaaaataacaatatttccgATACTGATTCCAATACTTATTCAACCAAGCcgttttaaaaattgatcaaaaaaaTATCGGTTAAGCATTATAAACCCAAAAAATATTGGGATAATgatatatacactttttttactaaaattaatatcGTTAAAAATGTTTCGATATTTCCGAAATTGTCTCTTTTAGTACTTTTTATAATAGGACtactaaaagaaattttctgATACTTAATGACAATTATCCTATTGTCTTacttttctttaacaaactaaaagcaaatttaaatttatttcaaaagttatattagaactgtttcaaaacaaaacattaataatttatttccattatttttctgataataataatttaaggaTATTTGCCGATGTTTTACTGCTATATcaaggtttttaaaaagtttttgaactatatttttgtaGGAAATTTATAAAGTCCAATCTCTACCGACCAAAGCAATTTAGCCATGATTGGAGATCACGCAGTAAAAGGGACAGTTGGACAGGAttgaaaagtcttttttttcaaatggaatgacctttataaactaaattgaaaattcaaaaaaaaaaaaaaaaaaaaaaagtttagaaggGGGCAATAATACCTAACATGCAACCTATAAAGACCTATTGAGTTTCAGGTAAAAATATTGCATGtagaataataacttttttgttatagccattaaaacttttgattttaaatgtctataactaaaaatttagaattttactAACAATGtcttttctcaaaattaaatagatatttatagaTAGTAAGTTAGGTATTTTTGCCCCCTTCTTaacgttttattaattttttcaatttccatttaaatttagtttacaaaggtccttctttttgaaaaacacGACTTTTCAATCCTGCCAAGTTTGTCCTGGGCAGCAGATATCCAAGGGACGCCAAATAAAAAgaaggttaaaaaaatatatatatatataaaaaaaaaagtcctttatcTATAATATAGGGAAAATTTGATAAGGACGCCAATCAGGGTTGCTGTCCTAGGCG
The nucleotide sequence above comes from Hydra vulgaris chromosome 09, alternate assembly HydraT2T_AEP. Encoded proteins:
- the LOC105848725 gene encoding zinc finger protein 132 isoform X5, whose translation is MIISFTFAMEFTASKSVDVQDKELNTVQNTQHWKEELLGLRNHIQEVEGRCKLLFTENEHLEAMVHKYQTEYDIDTSFLRTQIQNERSRHVQWKDLYFKMRAELVDLKKKIRVKKDMSNVEFMWMHPSHQLKAECKGCNEERERTSSQSGMQLSEREQTLSQSGIQLSEKDGSLTRPPSASQVFLMESLKDAIVDTSHICNRTTTPSDFKDPSRSSIIHFSKVHKPNELKMESRIKSTFAHSQKPYLQKSFNSEYGGNLSQETPNLPFKPLPDCFKCYICGIYSDSEQQLHYHMEQHNERTFPLSMNIVENENQESFTCSECMKELQNEDDYKNHLLVHMFKCKICSQTFDNDVTFLNHVKTHGEPVDTPYICFICGKQFSHVANLSNHLLYHPDEKSYACEECSKKYSKKSHLTRHMSVHNKCRPYLCLVCGKGFAYRTHLRRHEIVHSEARPHQCSVCQQSFSRKSSLSRHYFIHTTEKPFVCPVCQKGFNRKGRLRNHIKIHIRKGHTQLNDYVIERRPISKEFIESVNNIDNLKPSVESPNLYPGVIQSKATISYQPESLNLKEISKDGIVDSSSSDTENDRESELSEEMAFPGPSKNDTESVKLS
- the LOC105848725 gene encoding zinc finger protein 132 isoform X6 codes for the protein MVHKYQTEYDIDTSFLRTQIQNERSRHVQWKDLYFKMRAELVDLKKKIRVKKDMSNVEFMWMHPSHQLKAECKGCNEERERTSSQSGMQLSEREQTLSQSGIQLSEKDGSLTRPPSASQVFLMESLKDAIVDTSHICNRTTTPSDFKDPSRSSIIHFSKVHKPNELKMESRIKSTFAHSQKPYLQKSFNSEYGGNLSQETPNLPFKPLPDCFKCYICGIYSDSEQQLHYHMEQHNERTFPLSMNIVENENQESFTCSECMKELQNEDDYKNHLLVHMFKCKICSQTFDNDVTFLNHVKTHGEPVDTPYICFICGKQFSHVANLSNHLLYHPDEKSYACEECSKKYSKKSHLTRHMSVHNKCRPYLCLVCGKGFAYRTHLRRHEIVHSEARPHQCSVCQQSFSRKSSLSRHYFIHTTEKPFVCPVCQKGFNRKGRLRNHIKIHIRKGHTQLNDYVIERRPISKEFIESVNNIDNLKPSVESPNLYPGVIQSKATISYQPESLNLKEISKDGIVDSSSSDTENDRESELSEEMAFPGPSKNDTESVKLS